A stretch of DNA from Thermodesulfobium sp. 4217-1:
TTCTGTATTGTTTGCCTGTTCTTCTGCTCCCTTTGCAATTGCCTGAGTGGTGCTTGAGAAGGTATTTACTTTATTAGAGAGTGTCTGAGCTATCTTTGATATCTCCTCTGCTCCATGTGCTGTATTCGAAGCTGCCTGTGAGACTTCTCCTGATGAATGAGACAATATGGTTGCGTTTTCTTTTACCTTTTCAGATGCATTTTGTAGATCTGATACAAGACCCTTTAAGCTCTGTATTACAGACCTTGTGTTCTCTGCCATCTTCTTAGTGCTACTTGAAAGAATCCCCAACTCACCAAAATAATCTGTATTTATGTCTACGTTTAAGTCTCCTTCTGAAATCTTCTTGTTTACTTCCACTATCTCTGAAAGAGGCTTTGTAATGCTTCTTGATATGAACTTAAATATTATGAAGGATATTATAGAGATTATTATGATAGCTAAAAATATTATTGTGAGAAGGCTATACAATCCTGAGTAGAAATCAGTTGATGTGACTGGAATTAGCAATACCCATCCAGTAGAGGGAATTCTGTCCCAGGCCATTATCTTTTCCTGTCCGAGAAAACTATAGGTGCCAAATCCTGTAGGTTCACTTACTACCCTCTTGCCAAGCTCAGCAAGGGATGGTGTAATAGTAGAGCTAACTTTTGTAATGTTTTCTTTCATAACCATCTCTTTTTTTGGTGGCATTACTATATATAGGCCTGTTTTGTCGAGCAAAACTCCATATCCTGATTTGCCAAACTTTATATTTGATACCAGATCTTCTACAGTACTGAGCCTTATATCCTCACCAATTAACCCTATTGGAGTGCCCGATGCATTTAGAATTGGAACCACAATGCTAAAAATTTTGCTCTGGTCGAGTCTATTTATGTATATAGTCGTGATGAATACTTTGCCAGTAGACATTACTGCCTTGAAGTAAGGCCTGTCTGATACGTTTATGTTCGGAATAATACCAGAATTTGCAACCACTTCACCTTTTTCATTCGCATAAAAAGTGTCGTTTGCCTCTGGGAAAGACCCAAAGGTAGTTTTTAGGAATTCAAAAACTTTATTTTTGTCACCACTTTGTAGTGCAGGATCTTTAGCTAAATCTGTCAATGCTCCAATTTTATTCTCTATAAAGGTGTTAATGCCGTTGCTTGCGGTCTTTGCGGTCTCTTGCATAGCTGCAGTTGTTTGATCTTTTATGCTTTGTTTTATTACGAAATTTGAAACGAGCATAATAGAGACACCTAAGATTACTATTATCAGTATCATGCTAAAAGAAAGCCTTGAATTAATGGTGTTCCAGAGGCTGAAACCCCTTGTTTTGCTTGCGGTTTTTTCTTGTTCTGAGCTCATTTTATCCTCCTTTGGACTTTTGTAAATTAAAACGCTCATCTAAAAGGCTAAAACCAAAAAGTACATATACATAATAATACAAATTATTGTATTATTACAAATTT
This window harbors:
- a CDS encoding methyl-accepting chemotaxis protein — translated: MSSEQEKTASKTRGFSLWNTINSRLSFSMILIIVILGVSIMLVSNFVIKQSIKDQTTAAMQETAKTASNGINTFIENKIGALTDLAKDPALQSGDKNKVFEFLKTTFGSFPEANDTFYANEKGEVVANSGIIPNINVSDRPYFKAVMSTGKVFITTIYINRLDQSKIFSIVVPILNASGTPIGLIGEDIRLSTVEDLVSNIKFGKSGYGVLLDKTGLYIVMPPKKEMVMKENITKVSSTITPSLAELGKRVVSEPTGFGTYSFLGQEKIMAWDRIPSTGWVLLIPVTSTDFYSGLYSLLTIIFLAIIIISIISFIIFKFISRSITKPLSEIVEVNKKISEGDLNVDINTDYFGELGILSSSTKKMAENTRSVIQSLKGLVSDLQNASEKVKENATILSHSSGEVSQAASNTAHGAEEISKIAQTLSNKVNTFSSTTQAIAKGAEEQANNTE